The nucleotide sequence AGGGTTGTACACAGAGAGGAAGCCAGTCAGAGCCTCGTCGGCTACGTGGAACGCGAGAGCAGCACATAACGCAACCCACGCGATGCCCAGACGGCGATATTCAATCCGATCGGACCGCATGGTCAGAGGCCTTTGTAGCTTCCACCGTCGACCAGCAGGGTCTGGCCGGTGATGTAGGAAGCCCGCTCGGAGGCCAGCCAGAGGATAGCGTCCGCGACCTCTTCCGGCCGGCCGATGCGGCGCAACGGTACATCCGCGGCCCAGCGGTCGTACATCTCCTGCACGCTGATGCCGGCGGCCAGCGCGCGGGTAGCCGCGAGTTCCTTCAGGCGGTCGGTGGCGGTGTAGCCAGGAGCGACGTTATTGACGGTAATGCCGTCCTTGCCGAACTCGTTGGCCAGACTCTTTACCAGTCCCACTACGGCGGCGCGAACGGCGTTGGAGAGCACGAGGTCGGGAATGGGCTGCTTGACCGAGACCGAGGTAATCGTGATGAGGCGTCCCCAGCGATTACGTTGCATGTGAGGAAGCACGGCGCGCGCGAAATGGACCACGCTCAGGAAGTTCTGCGCCACGGCTTTCTGCCAGTCGTCGGGCGTGGTAGCGAGGAAGTTCTTGGCGGGCGGGCCGCCGGCGTTGGTGACGCAGACGTCGAGCCGTCCGAACTCGCGGACGACTGTTTCGACAAAGCCCGCTACCGCTTCGCCCTGCGTGACGTCGAGGGGCTGCGCCAACACGCGGACGCCGTGTTGGCGGCGGATCTCCTCCGCGGCGGAGGCCAACGTGCTCTCATTGCGGGCGCACAGGGCCACGCACGCACCCTCGGCGGCAAAGGCTCCGGCGGCGGCGCGGCCCATACCCTGGCTGGAGGCGGCAACGATGACGGCGCGGTCCTTCAGACCCGTGTCCATAAAGAACGAAGATTATGACAGAGTTGGGCCGTCAATCCGGCAGCACACCCCAGCTTCGCCGCGGCACACGCGCCGTATAATCGGAATGAGCATTCGTGAGGTTCTCATGCGTTCGGAAGTACGTGCCGTAATCCTCCCCATCCTCTTCCTTTTCATCTGGTCAGCGGCTTCCGCCCAGGAACCCGTGAGCCAACCGCCCGACGATCCAGCAACTGCGGCGGTGGCGGCCGGGCAGCCTGAGCCCCAGTTTGGGCGCCGACGGCGGGAGAAGACTCCCCAGGAGATCGAGATGGAGCGCCGGCAGGCCAAGGCGTTGAACAAGCAGCGGCACGAAGAACTGAAGCAAAGCACAGACAAGCTCCTGGAGCTGTCCGAACAACTGAAGGAATACGTGGATAAGACCGACGAGAACATGCTCTCGCTGGACGTCATCAAGAAAGCGGAGGAGATCGAGAAGCTGGCCAAGCGGGTGAGAGAAAAGATGAAGGGTTACTACGGGCCGCCCATCAAGCCCTGACCCTTATGCGTGGTGGAAGAGTCGATGCGAGGGCGCGTGGAGGCGCCCTCGCGGCTTCTGGGCCCTATGCCGGATCCGATATCTCGGTCGCTCAGGCAGCGGGTGTGAGGCGAAGGTGGGCCGTTTGCCGAACGGCGACCGTCTCTTCTCTAACCTCGGCCAGGCGCGCCAGTGCGAAAGCGCCGAGTGCGATTTCCAGGTCGCGGACGGCCACGTCGAAGAAGCCTCCGGTCATGACCAGGTTGACCGCGATCGCGGCCAGCCACGCGGCGGCAATGTAGCTGCCCAAGCGCGTCCAACGCGTCAGGATGGCGAGCCCGACCATCATCTCAACCACGCCGACGGTCCGCATGAAGGTAGAGGCGCTTACCGGAATCACTTCCAGCACCAAGGGGTTGAGGTACATGGTCCAGTTAGTCAGCAGGTTAAAGAACTTATCGAGGCCGGCCAGGAACGGGCCGAGGCCGAGTCCGACGCGCAGCGCCCAGAAGGCGGGATTCAATCGCTTGTCGAATGCCATAACTCCTCCCGTACGCACCGAGTGGCGAGCCAAGGGAGTGGTTACAGCCCTTTCGCCAGCAAACATTCTGTAACCGCGGGAGGTGCCGGCCGCTCTATTCGGTAGGAGCAGAAGCATGATCGAGAATCCGACGGTGCAGGTTGGGGCCGCCTCCCAGATGAGCGATGAAGAGGTGGTGAGGCGCGTGTTGGCGGGCGATCGGGCATTGTTCGAGATCCTGATGCGGCGTTACAACCAGCGCCTGTATCGCGTGGCACGCGCCATCCTGCGCGAAGACGCGGAGGCGGAGGACGTCATGCAGGAAGCGTACGTCCGCGCCTATGAGCACCTCGATCAATTCGCCGGCCGCGCCAAGTTCTCCACCTGGCTGACCAAGATCGCCGTGCACGAGGCGCTGGCCCGGGCGCAAAAGCGCGGCCGCTTCGACCCACTGGAGTCCGTCGCGGATTTCGAAGGAGACATCATGGCGAGCCTGAGCAAGCCCGAGCCGACACCGGAACGAGCGGCCGCCCAAGAGGAGACGGCACGGATGCTGGAGCAGTCCATCGAGGCGCTGCCTGCGGCCTATCGATCGGTTCTGGTGCTGCGCGAACTGGAAGAGATGAGCACGGCGGAGACCGCGGAAGCGCTGGGCCTGACCGAATCCAACGTCAAAATACGGCTGCACCGGGCACATGCCCTGCTGCGGAGAGAACTCTACGCGCGGGCCGGAGCGAAGAGCGCGGATGCGTTCCAGTTCCAAGCCCCGCGCTGCGACCGGGTCGTGGAGAACGTGATGGCCCGCATCACGGTGCAACCGGCAGGAAGCGCATAGCCCTAGGGCACGCCCGGGGTGGTCCCGATGAGCTCGGGTTTCGCCGCGCCGCCGGCGGCGGTGATGCGCATCCCGTAGAACGACCGGTAGACAAAGAAGACCGAAACCGCAAAGAAGCCGGCGGCCAGCAGATGGCTGGCGGTGGCTCCCGCCTCGTAGGTGAGCTTCACGGCCAACTCTACCGCGAGCAATCCAAAGAGCGTGGTGAACTTGATGACCGGGTTCATGGCTACCGACGAGGTGTCCTTGAAGGGATCGCCCACGGTATCGCCCACCACGGTGGCGTCATGCAGGGGAGTGCCTTTCTGCTTCAGTTCGACCTCGACGATCTTCTTGGCGTTATCCCAGGCGCCGCCGGCGTTGGCCATAAAGATGGCCTGGTAGAGGCCGAAGATGGCGATGGAAATGAGATAGCCGATGAAGAAGAAGGGCTCCACAAAGGCGAACGCCAGAGTGCCAAAAAATACTGCCAGGAAGATGTTGAACATGCCTCGCTGGGCGTACTGCGTGCAGATGTGGACCACCTTCTTGCTGTCCTCGACCGAGGCTTTCTCCACGCCCTCCAGCTTGATGTTGGCCTTGATGAACTCCACGGCGCGGTAGGCGCCGGTGGTGACCGCCTGCGTGGAGGCGCCGGTGAACCAGTAAATCATGGCGCCGCCGGTGATCAGGCCGAGCAGGAAGGGGGCATGCAGCAGCGACAGCAGTTCCTTGTTCACGGTTAAGCCTTGAGTCAGGGCCATGATGATGGAGAAGATCATGGTGGTGGCGCCGACGACGGCCGTTCCGATCAGCACCGGTTTGGCGGTCGCCTTGAAGGTATTGCCGGCGCCGTCATTCTCTTCCAGCATGTGCTTGGCACGCTCGAAGTTGACCTCGAAGCCGTGTTCCTTGCGAATCTCATCCTTCACGCCGGGAATCAGTTCGATCAGCGACAGCTCGTAGATAGACTGCGCGTTATCGGTGACGGGGCCGTAGGAGTCCACGGCGATGGTCACCGGTCCCATGCCCAGGAAGCCGAAGGCGACCAAGCCGAAAGCGAAGACGGACGCGGCCACCATCACGTTCTCCAGCCCCTGGGAGGCGATCAGGTAGGAGATGGCCATGAGCGTGACCATGGAGAGGCCGAGCCAGTAGGCGGAGAAGTTGCCGGCCACGAAACCCGACAGGATATTCAGCGAGGCGCCACCTTCGCGCGCCGAGGTCACGATCTCCCGGACGTGCCGCGACTTCGTGGAGGTGAATACCTTGACCAGCTCCGGAATGAGGGCCCCGGCCAGCGTTCCGCAGGAGATGATGCTGGCGAGCTTCCACCACAGGCTGCTGTCCCCCGCGAGCTCCGGAATCATGAAGTAGGAGACGACATAGGTGAGGGCGATGGAGACGAAGGAAGTCAGCCAGACCAGGGTGGTAAGCGGCGCTTCGAAGTTCATCTCCGTGGCGTGGCCGTAGCGGGCACGGGCCATGACGTCGTTCAGGAAATAGGCGGCGGCGCTGGCTACCAGCATCATGATGCGCATGGCGAAGATCCACACCAGCAACTGCACCTGGATGACGGGATCCTTGATGGCCAGCAGGATGAAGGTGATGAGCGCGACCCCGGTGACGCCGTAGGTCTCGAAGCCATCGGCGCTGGGGCCGACGGAGTCGCCGGCATTGTCGCCGGTGCAATCGGCGATGACGCCGGGGTTGCGGGCGTCGTCTTCCTTGATCTTGAAGACGATCTTCATCAGGTCGGAGCCGATGTCGGCGATCTTGGTGAAAATGCCGCCGGCGATGCGCAGCGCCGCCGCGCCCAGCGATTCGCCGATGGCGAAGCCGATGAAACAGGGGCCGGCGTAATCCCCCGGGACGAACAGCAGGATGAACAGCATGATGAGCAGCTCGACACTGATCAGGAGCATGCCGATGCTCATGCCCGCCTTCAGCGGGATGGCATAGATGGGGAACGGCTTGCCGCCCAGGCTGGCGAACGCAGTGCGCGAGTTGGCGAACGTGTTCACGCGAATGCCGAACCAGGCCACACCGTAGCTTCCGGCGATGCCCACCAGGCTGAACAGCAGAATGATCACCACGCGGAGGGCTTCGAACTTCAGCAGCACGCCGAAGTAGAGCACGATGACGGAGGCGATGAAGGCCTCCAGAACCAGGATGAATTTGCCTTGGGTGATGAGATAGGTCTTGCAAGTTTCGTAGATGAGCTCGGAAATCTCCCGCATGGAGCGGTGCACGGGCAGGTTCTTGAGATGCATGTAGATGGCCAGTCCGAACATCAGGCCAAAGAAGCAGAAGAGGATGCCCACCAGCAGCAAGCGGTGGCCGTCAACGCCCAGGAAGGTGACCTGGGAGACGTCGGGGAGAATCAGCGAAGCTTCGCCGCCGGGCTGGTGCTCCTGCGCCTGGGCGAAGGTGGGCGCCGCCAGGACCGCCAGCAGGGCGAGCACCGTCATAAGGGTCTTCGCGGGACGGTCGAGCGCCGCCGGAACGATGCGCATAGTACCTCCGAGATCCAACCTCAATGTAGGGGTGTGACGCGCTTCCACTAGAAGGGAACCGAGGTTAGCTTGGCCGCGCCGCGCGTCCCGCCTGGGCAGACCGCACAGACTGGACGAAGGGTTTTTATAACACCGGGCTCGCCGATGGGTCAACGCAGAAGGGTGCGGCGTAAGGAGCATTCTGAACCTAGAAGCTGTGAAACAATTTCGGCACCGCGAGTGCGGATTTCCAGCTTACAACTGTCGGCCTAGCCATTGTTGCGCTTGCGCATCCTACTAAGCCTCGCTGGAGATTGAAAATGGAGAGGATCTCTGAGGTTTTGCAGTTCACGGTAATAATAGAGCGCCGTGGGTCGCTTTCCCTGGATTCTCAGTTTCTTTAGAAACTCGATTTCCTCTTCCGACGCATCAGCACTGAGCGCGCGATTGCGAAGGAATTCTTTGAGGCCCGGCTCCTCTAAGGGCTGGACTTCCTGCTCAACAAACTCGAGTTTCTTGAAATTCGCTGGCACTAGCCTCCGGTTCAGGACAACCTCCATACGAAAAGTCAAAAGGTCGATGTCCCAGGATTCAATGAGCGGATCCAGGAAAGATGTGCAGTTTTCAACGGAGAGATTGGAGATATCGGCATCCAGGAACTCAAGGGTGCTGGCGCGCATCTGTTGGCGGCTTCGGTGGCTCAGGCGAGCCACCAGGCGAAGCCAGGGTTCGCTTGCCAGTTTTTCGCGGGCGACATTCTTGGCCACTTCCAGGAGCTTTTGTGTGACCAGACGTTCGAGTTCGCCGAAGGGCTGCTTCTCAAAGATGGCACGTGCCTGGTTTCTCTTGGCAGGAACGCACTTTCGCAGAATCAGCTCCCGCACTTCCCTAAACAACGGGTCGGTGGGACCGAGTTTCTTCTTGATTTCCTCTGTGCGCTGCAGTTCGGCCATCCTAGAGAGCTCACCCTTGGGAAGCCTCAAGAAAGCTCCGATTCTTTCGTAGAGCTTTGTCCGTTCGGGCGCCGGGGGCGCCTTTTTCCCTGTCAACAACTGAGAGATGTAGGACTCGGTAACGTGGGCGGCGATCGCCAAATCCCGTTGCTCGAGGCCGAGCTTGCGAAGCCGGCGCCGGATCACCAAGGTCACATCCACGGCGGTTCTCCGATTGAAGCGGTGGGTTAACCAAATATGGTTAAGCAAATCAAACATATACTGAAATAGATTGACAAAGCAAGTAAATCCAGGTAGGCTATTTACATGGGCGAGCGCCTCTGCTCACTCCTTCAGGTCTTCTGAGCTAAGTCAGTTCATCTGAGTGCTTCCCCTTAGCCAATAGACAACCTAGGAGGTTGACATGTTTGCTCGCAACGTCTCCATGCATCTGAAGCCCAACACTCTCGCCGAGTTCACGCAGACCGTCGAAAAGGACGTCATCCCGTTTCTTCGCAAGCAGAAGGGCTTCCAGGACGAGATCACCTTCGGCATCCCTGGTGGAACCGATGTCATCTCGATCAGTCTGTGGGACAACAAAGAGAACGCGGATGCCTACAACGTCGCAGGCTACCCGGAAGTGCTGAAGAGCCTGGCCAGGGTACTGGACGGAACTCCCAAGGTTCGAGTTTCTGACGTCCTCAACTCGACCTCGCACAGAATCGCCGCTCCAGCCGGAGCCTGAGCCATAAGGCTTTCGGTGTTCAGATCGGGGGCGGGCAGGTTCCGCCCTCTCTTCCCTGAAACCAGGAGGTTTCAATGCGTACGAAAGTGGTGAAATGGATTTGCATCGCGGCATTGCTCGTTCTCGCGATCCTGTGGCGCTCATCTTCCAACAGCTGGACTTTTGCGGCGGCCTGGTTGGTCTGGGCGGGTGCCGCCGTCGTTTCTGTGCAGGCGGCGCGAGTACATAGATCCGTGTGGGCTGGCGTCTTCTTGGCAATGTGCTTGCTTTTCAACCCTTTCGTACCCGTTTCCGCTTCCCCTAGTTCGTTCTTGGTGCTGTATTCAGTATGCCTCGCGATGTTCCTCATCTCTCTGAGTGCATTGAACACCAGCCCAAGACTTTCCATTGCTTCGATCACCGATCGGACTCCGGGAAGCGAGTCGCTGTAGTGGGGTCATGATGGACCCAGCGAGTACACCTCGTCCTCCAGCCACCACTCAGGCTGGACTCTTCCGAATGTTGGAGTGCGCTGTAATCCTGAACTGGGAAGACTTGATGCAGGCCGCTGCCAACTCAGGTTTGATTCAGATTGAATACCCAACTGGGCCTAGTGATTCGCTCGAGTATCTAAAAATCTGGTCCTCCGGAACCAGAGGCTACTGGAAACTCGTCTGTGAATACCAGATGTGTGCCCTTCCTTTGCATGCCAGGGGCTTGAGTTTTAGCAACGGCTACTACTCTGGGGATTTGGCCCAGATGCTGGAAGTGGTCATGCAACATCAGGATACATTCGTGCGTCAGCCCAGGGGGCATGGCTTGATTCAAATCCATACGCCCACTGCAGGAGAAAGAGTGGCAGCCGACACGTCGATGGGCGACGTTTTGGACCTGGTCGCGTCCGACCGGCAGGATTGCGGTCGCCTTGAATACGAGGGGAGACTCGGATGACAGACACCTTAAGAGCGGGAACTATCATGATGCGGGCTGGCACACTCATGCCGGAATCCTTGCGAGTAGAGGCCGAAGCCTACTGCCCCGCTTGGGACACGATGAAGGACTCGGATGGCGATCTGCTTGATCGCAACCTTCGAGGCGTGGGCTGGAGCTTCTTCTTCCTCGCGGCACGCATTGAAGCGATGGGCTGGGGTTCCTGGAAAGAAAGAACTGTACGGCGAGCAATGAAGCGGGTGCTCGAGCAAGTGAAATTCTCGAATTTCAATTGCCTGGAGATAACGAGAATCACCGCCAAACGATTCTTGGGTCTTCCCTACGTGCACGTCTCGGCTCACTCCAGGCATATCCAGAAAGGTCACGTCTTGCAAGCGCATGCGGAACGAGGCCGAGCCGAAGTGGCTGCCGACTGGGCTCTAGGGTGAATCCTCCCTGGGAGCCGCCGATGCGGATCTGTTTAGGTGGGCTGGCGTCGAGTTGACCGTGTAGTGGGATTCCCGGAAACTGCCCCAGGAAATAGGCCCTCAAACTTCCGCGCCCGCCAATCGCCTGAGGAAGCTATCCCCTTGGTTCGCCATTGATTCCACTTGCGCCCCCGACTAGCATCTCTGCCAACATGGCCGCCGCGGAGCCCATGATCGGCCGGACGCTGGGCCACTACCTTGTCCTGGAGCAGATTGGTGCCGGGGGCATGGGCGTGGTGTTCCGTGCCCACGACCAGCGCCTGGAACGCGACGTTGCGCTCAAGGTGCTGCCGCCGGGCATGCTGCACGACGATAGCGCTCGCAAGAGGTTTCGCGAGGAAGCGCTTTCCCTCTCGAGGCTGAACCATCCCAACATTGAGACCGTCCACGACTTCGACACCGAGGACGGAGTGGACTTCCTGGTGATGGAGCTGATTCCGGGCACCGGCCTGGACCAGAGGCTGCTTGCCGGGCCGCTGCCGGAGAAGGAAGTGCTGAAGTTGGGTCAGCAGTTGGCCGAGGCCTTGGCCGCGGCGCACTCGGAAAGCATCATCCATCGCGACTTGAAGCCGGGGAACCTGCGGGTGACGCCGGACGGCCGCCTGAAGGTTATGGACTTCGGCTTGGCCAGATTGTTCCGTGAGGTGGCCGAGACCGACATCACGGCCTCCGTGACCGCCAGTCAGGGCGCCACGGGCACGCTGCCCTACATGGCGCCCGAGCAGTTGCGCGGGGAGAAGGTGGACGCGCGCAGCGACGTCTGGGCGGCGGGAGCGGTGCTCTACGAGATGGCCACCGGTAAGCGTCCGTTTCCGGGCGAGCACGGGCCGCTGCTCATTGATGCCATCCTGAACCGCGAGCCGAAGCCGCCCAGTGCGGTCACGGGAAAGGTCTCCGCCAATCTGGAGAACATTCTCCTGAAGGCGCTGGACAAGGACCCCAACCGGCGATACCAGTCGGCGAACGAACTGCGCGTGGACCTGGAGCGACTGAGCGCCAGCGCTCCGCTCACCATGCGGACGCGCCTGAGCGCACTGCGTCGCCGCCGGATGCTGGCCGTAGCTGCGCTCTTGATTCTGGTGGCTGCCATCGGGGTGGGAGCGAACCTCGGCGGCGTGCGTGACCGGCTGCTGGGGCGACCTGCAGCGGCGCTCAAAATCGAGTCAGTAGCCGTGTTACCGCTGGAGAATCTCTCCGGCGATGCGCAACAAGCCTACTTCGCCGACGGCATGACTGAAGCGCTGATCAACGATCTGGCCAGGACCGGCGCGCTGAGGGTGATTGCACGCAACTCGGTGATGCGCTACCAGGGTTCGAAGAAGCCGCTGTCGGAGATAGCCCGCGAGCTGGGCGTGGATGCCGTGGTTACGGGCTCTATAGTCCGAGCCGGCTCGCGTGTCCGCGTCACCGCGCAACTGACCGAAGCCCGGAGTGAGCACTCGCTGTGGGCGGACCGCTACGAGCGCGAGCTGCACGACGTCATCTCCATCCAGGACGAGTTTACGCGGGCGATTGTGCGGGAGATCAATGCGAATCTGAGCCCGCAGCAGCAAGAGCGGCTGGCGCGCGTCCCTGCCAAGGTCGATCCCGAAGTTTACGACCTGTACCTGAAGGGACGCGACGCGTTCAACAAGCGGGAAGGAGAAAAAGACGTTCAGCAGGCGCTTGCCTACTACGAACAAGCGATTTCGAAAGACCCAGCTTACGCTCCCGCTCATGCCAGCCTCGCCGAGGCTTTGACCGCGGGGGTAGGGCGCGGCATGATCACGCCCCGTGCGGAGGGGTACGCACGCGCACGCGTGGCCGCCAGCCGTGCCCTGGAACTGGACGACTCACTGGCAGAGGCCCACTTGGCGCTGGCCGGAGTGAAAGGGGAGTGGGACTGGGACTGGGAAGGAGGCTTGCGCGAGTTCAAACGTGCTCTGGAGTTGAACCCCAACTATGCCAACGGGCACTGTTGGTACTCGTCACACCTGAGCCAGATGGGACGCCACGCGGAAGCCATTGCCGAGGCTCGGCTGGGAGAGCGCCTGGACCCCTTCAGCCAGGTCTGTGGTAGCACTGTCGCCGACGCGTTGTTC is from Terriglobales bacterium and encodes:
- a CDS encoding SDR family oxidoreductase, producing the protein MDTGLKDRAVIVAASSQGMGRAAAGAFAAEGACVALCARNESTLASAAEEIRRQHGVRVLAQPLDVTQGEAVAGFVETVVREFGRLDVCVTNAGGPPAKNFLATTPDDWQKAVAQNFLSVVHFARAVLPHMQRNRWGRLITITSVSVKQPIPDLVLSNAVRAAVVGLVKSLANEFGKDGITVNNVAPGYTATDRLKELAATRALAAGISVQEMYDRWAADVPLRRIGRPEEVADAILWLASERASYITGQTLLVDGGSYKGL
- a CDS encoding RNA polymerase sigma factor; this encodes MIENPTVQVGAASQMSDEEVVRRVLAGDRALFEILMRRYNQRLYRVARAILREDAEAEDVMQEAYVRAYEHLDQFAGRAKFSTWLTKIAVHEALARAQKRGRFDPLESVADFEGDIMASLSKPEPTPERAAAQEETARMLEQSIEALPAAYRSVLVLRELEEMSTAETAEALGLTESNVKIRLHRAHALLRRELYARAGAKSADAFQFQAPRCDRVVENVMARITVQPAGSA
- a CDS encoding sodium-translocating pyrophosphatase, with translation MRIVPAALDRPAKTLMTVLALLAVLAAPTFAQAQEHQPGGEASLILPDVSQVTFLGVDGHRLLLVGILFCFFGLMFGLAIYMHLKNLPVHRSMREISELIYETCKTYLITQGKFILVLEAFIASVIVLYFGVLLKFEALRVVIILLFSLVGIAGSYGVAWFGIRVNTFANSRTAFASLGGKPFPIYAIPLKAGMSIGMLLISVELLIMLFILLFVPGDYAGPCFIGFAIGESLGAAALRIAGGIFTKIADIGSDLMKIVFKIKEDDARNPGVIADCTGDNAGDSVGPSADGFETYGVTGVALITFILLAIKDPVIQVQLLVWIFAMRIMMLVASAAAYFLNDVMARARYGHATEMNFEAPLTTLVWLTSFVSIALTYVVSYFMIPELAGDSSLWWKLASIISCGTLAGALIPELVKVFTSTKSRHVREIVTSAREGGASLNILSGFVAGNFSAYWLGLSMVTLMAISYLIASQGLENVMVAASVFAFGLVAFGFLGMGPVTIAVDSYGPVTDNAQSIYELSLIELIPGVKDEIRKEHGFEVNFERAKHMLEENDGAGNTFKATAKPVLIGTAVVGATTMIFSIIMALTQGLTVNKELLSLLHAPFLLGLITGGAMIYWFTGASTQAVTTGAYRAVEFIKANIKLEGVEKASVEDSKKVVHICTQYAQRGMFNIFLAVFFGTLAFAFVEPFFFIGYLISIAIFGLYQAIFMANAGGAWDNAKKIVEVELKQKGTPLHDATVVGDTVGDPFKDTSSVAMNPVIKFTTLFGLLAVELAVKLTYEAGATASHLLAAGFFAVSVFFVYRSFYGMRITAAGGAAKPELIGTTPGVP
- a CDS encoding helix-turn-helix transcriptional regulator, giving the protein MDVTLVIRRRLRKLGLEQRDLAIAAHVTESYISQLLTGKKAPPAPERTKLYERIGAFLRLPKGELSRMAELQRTEEIKKKLGPTDPLFREVRELILRKCVPAKRNQARAIFEKQPFGELERLVTQKLLEVAKNVAREKLASEPWLRLVARLSHRSRQQMRASTLEFLDADISNLSVENCTSFLDPLIESWDIDLLTFRMEVVLNRRLVPANFKKLEFVEQEVQPLEEPGLKEFLRNRALSADASEEEIEFLKKLRIQGKRPTALYYYRELQNLRDPLHFQSPARLSRMRKRNNG
- a CDS encoding protein kinase, with protein sequence MAAAEPMIGRTLGHYLVLEQIGAGGMGVVFRAHDQRLERDVALKVLPPGMLHDDSARKRFREEALSLSRLNHPNIETVHDFDTEDGVDFLVMELIPGTGLDQRLLAGPLPEKEVLKLGQQLAEALAAAHSESIIHRDLKPGNLRVTPDGRLKVMDFGLARLFREVAETDITASVTASQGATGTLPYMAPEQLRGEKVDARSDVWAAGAVLYEMATGKRPFPGEHGPLLIDAILNREPKPPSAVTGKVSANLENILLKALDKDPNRRYQSANELRVDLERLSASAPLTMRTRLSALRRRRMLAVAALLILVAAIGVGANLGGVRDRLLGRPAAALKIESVAVLPLENLSGDAQQAYFADGMTEALINDLARTGALRVIARNSVMRYQGSKKPLSEIARELGVDAVVTGSIVRAGSRVRVTAQLTEARSEHSLWADRYERELHDVISIQDEFTRAIVREINANLSPQQQERLARVPAKVDPEVYDLYLKGRDAFNKREGEKDVQQALAYYEQAISKDPAYAPAHASLAEALTAGVGRGMITPRAEGYARARVAASRALELDDSLAEAHLALAGVKGEWDWDWEGGLREFKRALELNPNYANGHCWYSSHLSQMGRHAEAIAEARLGERLDPFSQVCGSTVADALFYARRYDECIAQARKLIQARPNAVGEYFVLRDCYAAKGMFDEAVAALVKVAPVAGTRKEDIAGYERAYKTGGWKGATAYDIEWRKREGYLLSPSHYIILGKYDKALEQLEKAVDEHRLGAITLKVDPFYDPVRSHPRFQALLRRMNFPP